In one window of Azoarcus olearius DNA:
- a CDS encoding sensory rhodopsin transducer, whose protein sequence is MSSIGKTRWAIAEGYLPPQNGERGRRMVSHETACLLNTGRYDAHVRITVYFSDREPAGPYLITVPAQRTVHLRFNDLRDPEPIPLDTDYASVIESDRPIVVQHSRLDSRHAELSLVTTLAYADR, encoded by the coding sequence ATGAGTAGCATCGGCAAGACGCGCTGGGCGATCGCGGAAGGCTACCTTCCGCCACAGAACGGCGAGCGCGGACGCCGGATGGTGAGCCACGAAACCGCCTGCCTGCTGAACACCGGCCGCTATGACGCGCATGTGCGGATCACGGTGTATTTCTCCGACCGCGAGCCTGCCGGGCCCTACCTGATCACGGTGCCGGCGCAACGCACCGTGCATCTGCGCTTCAACGACCTGCGCGACCCAGAACCGATTCCACTCGATACCGATTACGCCAGCGTGATCGAGTCCGACCGCCCGATCGTGGTCCAGCACAGCCGGCTCGATTCACGCCACGCCGAGTTGTCGCTGGTGACCACGCTTGCCTATGCGGACCGCTGA
- a CDS encoding TraR/DksA family transcriptional regulator, protein MNHLNDDEIAALGALLDERERALKSGVHEHVSRLLEGGQPGLTTPAGDAADQAEVGLTREHENLAVVRDVRELRDIEAARERIAEGEAGICVDCGEEIPFARLEAQPTATRCVRCQSLYERTHAALPEVSPARED, encoded by the coding sequence ATGAACCACCTGAACGACGACGAGATCGCCGCCCTCGGCGCCCTGCTGGACGAACGCGAACGGGCGTTGAAATCCGGTGTGCACGAACACGTTTCGCGCCTGCTGGAAGGCGGGCAGCCGGGCCTGACGACCCCGGCCGGAGATGCCGCCGACCAGGCCGAAGTGGGATTGACGCGCGAGCACGAGAACCTGGCCGTGGTGCGCGACGTGCGCGAGCTGCGCGACATCGAGGCCGCGCGCGAGCGGATCGCCGAGGGCGAAGCCGGCATCTGCGTGGATTGCGGCGAGGAGATTCCCTTTGCGCGGCTGGAGGCCCAGCCGACCGCGACGCGCTGCGTGCGCTGCCAGTCGCTGTACGAGCGCACCCACGCCGCGCTGCCGGAGGTGTCGCCGGCGCGGGAAGACTAG
- a CDS encoding cytochrome ubiquinol oxidase subunit I, with protein sequence MEAVGDAVMLARVQFAANITFHILFPAITIALAWVLLYFRVRYNRGGGDAWLDAYRFWVKVFALTFAIGIVSGVTMSFQFGTNWPGYMETVGNIAGPLLAYEVLTAFFLEASFLGIMLFGVGRVSRRVHTLATFLVAAGTTLSAFWILALNSWMQTPVGFEMIEGRAYATDWLAILFNPSFPYRFTHMLIASGLTAAFLVAGVSAWRWRRGERGGDVRAALRTGVVMAATLIPLQIVVGDLHGLNTFHHQPAKLAAMEGIWETQRGAAAVLFGLPDEAAQRNRYEVAIPGLASLYLGHSWDAEIRGLKDFPGAHPPVAPVFWAFRIMVGVGLLMLAVSWYALWDMRRRGEPGPLASRALVLMTFSGWVALVAGWYVTEIGRQPWLVYGVLSTAEAASTVPAGRIGLTLAMYLTLYAALLTAFISVVFHLARKAGEGERAKDMNPVNDPFRAGVGVLAPEPAGPDIEDRGGHA encoded by the coding sequence ATGGAGGCCGTGGGCGATGCGGTGATGCTGGCGCGGGTGCAGTTTGCCGCCAACATCACGTTCCACATCCTGTTCCCCGCGATCACCATCGCGCTCGCCTGGGTGCTGCTGTACTTCCGCGTGCGTTACAACCGCGGCGGCGGCGACGCCTGGCTGGATGCCTACCGCTTCTGGGTCAAAGTGTTCGCGCTCACGTTCGCCATCGGCATCGTCAGCGGGGTGACGATGAGCTTCCAGTTCGGCACCAACTGGCCGGGCTACATGGAAACCGTGGGCAACATCGCCGGCCCGCTGCTCGCCTACGAGGTGCTCACCGCGTTCTTTCTGGAGGCGAGCTTTCTCGGGATCATGCTGTTCGGCGTGGGCCGCGTCAGCCGGCGGGTGCATACGCTGGCCACCTTTCTGGTGGCGGCCGGCACCACGCTGTCGGCGTTCTGGATCCTGGCGCTCAACTCGTGGATGCAGACGCCGGTGGGCTTCGAGATGATCGAGGGCCGCGCCTACGCCACCGACTGGCTGGCGATCCTGTTCAATCCGTCGTTTCCGTACCGCTTCACCCACATGCTGATCGCTTCCGGCCTGACCGCGGCCTTTCTGGTGGCGGGGGTTTCGGCGTGGCGCTGGCGTCGCGGCGAACGCGGCGGCGACGTGCGCGCCGCGCTGCGCACCGGGGTGGTGATGGCGGCGACGCTGATTCCGCTGCAGATCGTGGTGGGCGACCTGCACGGCCTCAACACCTTCCACCACCAGCCCGCCAAGCTGGCCGCGATGGAAGGCATCTGGGAGACCCAGCGCGGCGCGGCGGCGGTGCTGTTCGGCCTGCCGGACGAGGCCGCGCAGCGCAACCGCTACGAGGTGGCGATTCCCGGCCTGGCCTCGCTCTACCTCGGCCATTCCTGGGATGCGGAAATTCGCGGGCTGAAGGACTTTCCCGGCGCGCATCCGCCGGTGGCGCCGGTGTTCTGGGCCTTCCGCATCATGGTGGGGGTGGGTCTGCTGATGCTGGCGGTGTCGTGGTACGCCCTGTGGGACATGCGCCGCCGCGGCGAACCCGGCCCGCTCGCCAGCCGCGCGCTGGTGCTGATGACCTTTTCGGGCTGGGTTGCGCTGGTGGCCGGTTGGTACGTCACCGAGATCGGCCGCCAGCCGTGGCTGGTGTACGGCGTGCTGAGCACCGCCGAGGCTGCGTCCACCGTGCCGGCCGGGCGCATCGGGCTGACGCTGGCGATGTACCTGACGCTGTACGCGGCGCTGCTGACCGCCTTCATCTCGGTGGTGTTCCACCTGGCGCGCAAGGCGGGCGAGGGCGAGCGCGCCAAGGACATGAACCCGGTCAACGATCCTTTCCGCGCCGGGGTTGGCGTGCTGGCGCCTGAACCGGCGGGGCCGGATATCGAAGACAGGGGCGGCCATGCCTGA
- a CDS encoding cytochrome d ubiquinol oxidase subunit II has protein sequence MPDLSQPAGWLPLVFLLVMGLAILVYVVLDGYDLGLGILLGFADDAEKDIMVASIGPFWDANETWLVLGIGVLLTAFPLAHGVIMGALYLPVAAMLAGLILRGVAFDFRVKAEAHHKPWWNRAFCAGSLLAALSQGYMLGLLVVGFERTTIHVLFAAFIGLCLAAGYVLLGAGWLLIKTEGALQQRAARWAGAALWFTAFGIAAVSVATPLLSRAIFDKWFAIPNLFLLAPIPLITATLFGLSALALARLPAQLERGNQAWTWVPFAAAVGVFILAFHGLAYSLFPWIVPQRMDLWQAAAAPGSLMFILVGVVTVLPMIIAYTVFAYRVFWGKATDLEYG, from the coding sequence ATGCCTGATCTCTCCCAACCTGCCGGCTGGCTGCCGCTGGTGTTCCTGCTGGTGATGGGGCTGGCGATCCTGGTGTACGTGGTGCTGGACGGCTACGACCTTGGCCTCGGCATCCTGCTCGGCTTCGCCGACGACGCCGAGAAGGACATCATGGTGGCGTCGATCGGCCCCTTCTGGGACGCCAACGAAACCTGGCTGGTGCTCGGCATCGGCGTGCTGCTGACCGCTTTCCCGCTCGCGCACGGCGTCATCATGGGCGCGCTCTACCTGCCGGTGGCTGCGATGCTCGCCGGGCTGATCCTGCGCGGGGTCGCGTTCGATTTCCGGGTGAAGGCCGAGGCGCACCACAAGCCGTGGTGGAACCGCGCGTTCTGCGCCGGCTCGCTGCTGGCGGCGCTGTCGCAGGGCTACATGCTGGGGTTGCTGGTGGTGGGCTTCGAGCGCACCACCATCCATGTGCTGTTCGCCGCCTTCATCGGCCTGTGCCTTGCTGCCGGCTACGTGCTGCTGGGCGCCGGCTGGCTGTTGATCAAGACCGAAGGCGCCCTGCAGCAGCGCGCCGCGCGCTGGGCAGGCGCCGCGCTGTGGTTCACCGCCTTCGGCATCGCCGCGGTGTCGGTGGCGACGCCGCTGCTCAGCCGCGCGATCTTCGACAAGTGGTTCGCGATTCCCAACCTCTTCCTGCTGGCGCCGATCCCGCTGATCACCGCCACGCTGTTCGGCCTTTCCGCGCTGGCGCTGGCCCGTTTGCCGGCGCAACTGGAACGCGGGAATCAGGCCTGGACCTGGGTGCCCTTCGCCGCCGCAGTGGGCGTCTTCATCCTCGCCTTCCACGGCCTTGCCTACAGCCTGTTCCCGTGGATCGTGCCGCAGCGCATGGACCTGTGGCAGGCCGCCGCCGCGCCCGGCTCGCTGATGTTCATCCTGGTCGGCGTGGTCACCGTGCTGCCGATGATCATCGCCTACACGGTGTTTGCTTACCGGGTGTTCTGGGGCAAGGCGACGGATCTGGAGTACGGCTGA
- a CDS encoding TetR family transcriptional regulator, which produces MVDKDWIFVLGAQDPEMREIERMLRRAGRPYIHAARNGQRCVPRTAYEANGVVRMSRSGQPMPAVLLPRAPAVFVECSLPGHPAALRVDHHNPGDPGYDKRAEAYLQGSSLGQVLQLLEMEPDTTQRLLAAADHCLTAAYRGECPGVDPGELLFQRAAWQAKMSGRSLGDVVDGILGAARQVERNFDSEFGEALFLDPTEIPPDLAEGAAYAGRPVRYRQLLPTHDLKEMLKGAEPEHIERFMAEHQQAGREVYGNPYRGYAGAYL; this is translated from the coding sequence ATGGTGGACAAGGACTGGATCTTCGTACTCGGTGCGCAGGATCCGGAGATGCGCGAGATCGAACGCATGCTGCGCCGCGCCGGGCGGCCCTACATCCATGCCGCGCGCAACGGCCAGCGCTGCGTGCCGCGCACCGCGTATGAAGCCAACGGCGTGGTGCGGATGTCGCGCTCGGGCCAGCCGATGCCGGCGGTGCTGCTGCCGCGCGCGCCTGCGGTTTTCGTGGAATGCAGCCTGCCCGGCCACCCGGCCGCGTTGCGGGTGGACCACCACAATCCCGGCGACCCCGGCTACGACAAGCGCGCCGAGGCTTACCTGCAGGGCTCCTCGCTCGGCCAGGTGCTGCAACTGCTGGAAATGGAGCCCGACACCACCCAACGTCTGCTGGCCGCCGCCGACCACTGCCTGACGGCCGCCTACCGGGGCGAGTGCCCCGGCGTGGATCCCGGCGAGTTGCTGTTCCAGCGCGCGGCGTGGCAGGCAAAGATGAGCGGGCGCAGCCTGGGCGACGTGGTCGACGGCATCCTGGGCGCAGCCCGCCAGGTGGAGCGCAACTTCGATTCCGAATTCGGCGAAGCGCTGTTCCTCGACCCCACCGAAATCCCGCCCGACCTCGCCGAAGGCGCCGCCTACGCGGGCCGCCCGGTGCGCTACCGCCAGTTGCTGCCCACCCACGACCTCAAGGAAATGCTGAAGGGCGCCGAGCCCGAGCACATCGAACGCTTCATGGCCGAACACCAGCAGGCAGGGCGGGAGGTGTATGGCAATCCGTATCGGGGGTATGCGGGGGCGTATTTGTGA
- a CDS encoding helix-turn-helix transcriptional regulator: MLLTPTEDLPLNGFCVGDNFDAMFFLHGCSDHPDDPDPWLDAAFRKGFITTGATLTDEMLLPREALHRRTFFRDVMVPLCLERICTTVINADAGQGLPLTMLSVFRGLGAESFNEEERRALAILSPHLRQALRLAHTFETHESRCTGLGSAIDALRVGVVLLDRAGRVVMINERARQCCGPGAGLKLARDGETSYVMRASLRREDAALQHAIATAIEVESGRAPSGGGHALTLHGESDATAVRVSVCPALKSPGWFASVPRAAVVLILDRPFEAAVPSMEILQSTFGFTAAESRVAQALCAGLRPKKIAEQAGVSEATVRTHIRHLLRKTGSAEIGVLKAKLAVLSQRR; the protein is encoded by the coding sequence GTGCTGCTGACGCCCACCGAGGACTTGCCGCTGAATGGCTTTTGCGTGGGCGACAATTTCGACGCCATGTTTTTTCTGCATGGCTGCAGCGATCATCCGGACGATCCCGACCCTTGGCTGGATGCGGCATTTCGCAAAGGCTTCATCACCACCGGCGCCACGCTGACCGACGAAATGCTGTTGCCGCGCGAAGCCTTGCACCGGCGCACCTTTTTTCGCGACGTCATGGTTCCGCTATGCCTCGAACGGATCTGTACGACCGTGATAAATGCGGATGCAGGGCAAGGGCTGCCGCTGACCATGCTCAGCGTCTTTCGCGGGCTGGGCGCCGAATCCTTCAACGAAGAAGAGCGCCGCGCGCTCGCGATCCTGTCCCCGCATCTGCGACAGGCACTGCGGCTGGCACACACATTCGAAACCCACGAATCACGCTGTACCGGCCTGGGAAGCGCAATCGACGCGCTGCGCGTCGGCGTGGTGCTGCTCGACCGCGCGGGCCGGGTGGTCATGATCAACGAACGCGCCCGCCAATGCTGCGGCCCGGGCGCCGGGCTGAAACTGGCGCGCGACGGGGAAACGTCCTACGTCATGCGGGCATCGCTACGCCGTGAAGACGCCGCTCTGCAGCACGCCATTGCGACGGCAATCGAGGTCGAATCGGGGCGTGCGCCAAGCGGGGGAGGGCATGCGCTGACGCTGCACGGCGAATCCGACGCGACGGCGGTACGGGTGTCGGTGTGCCCCGCACTGAAAAGCCCGGGGTGGTTCGCTAGCGTGCCCCGCGCTGCGGTTGTCCTGATTCTGGATAGACCCTTCGAAGCCGCCGTGCCATCGATGGAAATCCTGCAAAGCACATTTGGATTCACGGCGGCGGAATCACGGGTGGCCCAGGCGCTGTGTGCTGGGTTGAGGCCGAAGAAGATTGCGGAGCAGGCGGGGGTATCGGAGGCGACGGTGCGTACGCATATCCGCCACCTGCTTCGGAAAACAGGGAGTGCCGAAATCGGCGTCCTGAAGGCGAAACTGGCGGTGTTGAGTCAGCGCCGTTGA